In the genome of Doryrhamphus excisus isolate RoL2022-K1 chromosome 11, RoL_Dexc_1.0, whole genome shotgun sequence, the window ttttgtttccaccATTTCTAAAACAGTTCTAACATTTCTTCCTTCTCTGCGCCTTAGATTTTTGCCTCTTTGATATAAagttttataatattttgtacaattttttgtACTGATGTTTCACTGTTATGTTTGTTATGGTTATGTCACTGGAGTAACACAGTTTCAAAGTTAtgtaaagtaataaaataataaaacttaaatctTTTCTAACTTTATCTAAACGCTACAGAATGTGTTGTGGAGACAATCCTATAGAAATGTGAGGTCCTACGCTTGCTTTAACTGTCCAAGTTCATAAGACATCCCTCTCAGTATCGGCCAGGTTTTGactcatttacatttattagtAATCAGCAGAGGAACATacattagcttttttttgtaagatAAGATTGGTTGTTGCAAGGGAATCCGATCCGGAattagagactggacagtcagAGGTTTCTCAAGAAAAGGGGTTAcgtcaagatgtctctcaatggtaagtagctttagcattttagcattcagttttctacagcatcggtaatgtctaatgtgttttgtgggaccatcagtgtttaaaaaaaaaaaactctggtaAACCCGCTGAttgtgggaaacggctattagcaaccaaagatatttatttttgtagaaaaataatacacattaaaAGCAACAATGGTgctgtgaatgctgaatggTAGGTAGGGAGCCATATCCCTTACATTAAAACCAAGATTTTAAATCCACCAGCCAAGCCTTtagttttttcattaaaaatatttaatgctGTTTAACACTGATAAGTATTACcaatcaatataaaaaataaaaacagccaaaatcACTTGTTTGGAATATATCCACTTTTGTACCCAAAATTCTTTTAAGTtaagttaataaaaaaacacgTTACATTTGAAGATAGTCATCAAAAAGTAGTCCAGAGATTTATCACAGTGATGGCTTTTCTTTCCTGAACGTCTGAGGTCTTCACATGTGTTGGTGGTCCATGCTGAGTGAAAACAAATACCAGTCATGTCCAAAGCTGTAAACGCTACACACTTGGTGAGTCCGTGCAGCATGTGTGCTTTGGGCTGCAGAATGCACCATCTGTCAGTGGCCCGTGTCCAAGTCCCTCATGTACTCCTGTAGTGCCTGAAGCCTGGCGTCAATTTCTGACAGCTCAGCGCCCGTGTCGATGGAGGTCTCTGAGGGGTGGATCATAACATCTTATAAACATGTACATAGACACACCATACATAGTTCTTATTATATTACATCATGCATATACATGTTACCTTTGTCCTTCATTCTGTACGTTGGAGTGCTGCTTAATGGCTTCTTGGGCATCAGACCTCTGGGCTGTGAACAGTCACCACATGCAACATACTGTAAGTCAGCATTACAAAACATGACAACGTGTCACTCACCACACTCGGTCCATTGAACGTCTGTTTCCTTCCCCTGGAGAGCATAAACGTATTAGGTTAGGAAGAGTAGGAAAAATAACTCAAATACAGGAAGTTCACCTCAACAGATTCTTGGTCATTTCCTCCATATCCACTAACGAGCTCTCGGAGGAGTTCCTGCTCCCTCGTCGCTCCACAGACAAGCTCCTGCCTCGGCTGCCGGAGCGCCACATCTGTGGACAAGCTTCTCTGGAGCGGGAACGCCCTCGCTCGGGGACCAGCGGCGACGCCATCATGTCTCTCCGCACCTTCATCTGTCTGTTGAACGCGAGACACGCACATGAGGTACCGAAACGCTGTCAGTCACACTTTGGATGGTGGTGGAAACGTACTTTTTGACTTCGGTTTCTCTCAGTCGACGCTGTTTGTCCTGAATGTAAGCCGTCGGGTCAAAGCGAGGCGCTCGGGAGCCTGGAGGACAGGATGTGAGGAGAAGTGTACGTCTTTTAGATGCCTTCACATGTTCAGCTGCGATAACATCGTAGGGATACAAATACAGATATTACCTACTACTGATAAATacctctaaaccaggggtccaAAAACtctatttacctgggggccactgcagctagggtctgggtgaagctgggccgcatcaggttaaaaaaaatatatatatattaaaaataaaaatataatacaaatattaataaattaaatattaataaatatatatataatataatagtcttcaatgcttctgctataccctccacttttcagtgctttacttctttggaaaagctctgataaaacattaaattattataaattatgatacatttttatttattattaaattattaaataaatgtttaatgttaattatttttcgacacaaaataagatgggaaaataagcaaataaaaaactaataaatttgtatttattattaaattattaaataaatgtataatgttaatttttatttttcgacacaaaataagatggaaaaataaatgagcaattttttttcaatgtcttGTCTTTCAGCTTTGTAGTCTCGTATAACCGGCTGTGGATACGCAGAACGCAAAGTCTTATACATACCGCTAATGTTCATATTATTGACGGTAAATCCTTCTCAAAACCAGCCAAACCAGGAGTTCCTACCAGTTGGAGAAGGTGATGCCCGTCTTGCAATCGCGCGTGGCCCCGAGGAGTCcgctcttcttcctctttctgtTGACCTTTGGCTTCTGTCAGTTCTCCGTTCCCTGGATCCAGAGCGACCCCTGACTTGGTTAAGTGAGCGATAGATTTCTCCGCATTCGGGAGGGATGCCCCTGTTTGATCACAGAGGACAGTTGAGAACTGCAGACATTTTGTGAGTAGTACAAAGCTTTATGCTATGAGGCGTCAGCAGAGGTGGGCTGTCTGCTAACTCGGAGtcgaccaatcacagcttttACAGTCCACGTCACTGTAgcttcaagattttttttattttttcaggaCGAGTGAGCTGTTTTATCGGAACACCCGTGTGAAACGTGTGCCAAGTAGGAATGGTGCGTGCATGTGGGCACATGTTGGTGAAGCATAGATTGACTAACCTTCTCCGTAGAAGTGCCAACTCATTGGTCAGAGTCTTGACGTGAAGTCGGAGACTGCACTCGGAGGCCCTCAGCTCTTCCAGCTTGAAGAACAGGAGACGAAGAGTTGAAAGTGGAAATTCAAGCCATAAATCACCACAAGTGGTCCACCTGCTCCATGAGGAGTCGCTGCTCCTGGCATCTCTTGCTGGCCGAGCGCTGACTTTTGGCCCTTTCTTTGAGCAACTGCTCCTCCAGGACCCTCACCGTGTCTCGGGCCCTCCAGTCCTGTCGAGTAGCGGGTGTGGAAGTACTTCCGCTGAGCTGTAATCGCTCTAGGACTTTGGAGATGgactctttctcctccttcatTAGAGCCAGCCTTGGGATGGATGGGGAGAAAATAACATCCAGTAAATGTGTGCGTTCACGTCTGCTCAAATGTCTTTGAATGGGGGACAACTGAAATCAATAAGaactttttgaatattttggaGAAGTGGAGAGTTGGAAAattgtcctgtattttttttttcaaaagagtTCTGccaattttttggggggtgtccAGACCCTGATCACCACCAAAATGTAAGCAATGTAGAGCTTGttcaaaagtataaatattacagAGGAGCAACCTTTCGTCTATCATGACAACCACAAGATCTTTTGCAATAGTACGAGACTCAAGAAAGGGCAAttctgagcccccccccccacacacacaggggcCACAGAAGCACCctaaaacggcataaaatggcagtgtttgagggcggtgatttttgacaaaaatcataaggggtttgcatgtcgttttttcttgtttgtctttttcaaCAAACAATTGCCCCCCCTTCCACTACTCACACCCCCctgctgaactctgcccccccaaTACTCCccagtcacttcattgcaatactgtacatattactgttattatatattgtcacatccatactgtgcatactgtttataatctgcaatagccatattatagccatttatatccctgtatatatatacacactgtattatagtcacagcctgctatagtttgtacatatatctgtctatttacagctctattctatttattcatttatttactaataaggtatttataaaattgcacttctggttggatgctaactgcattttgttgccctgtacaagtgacatgaacaataacaataaagttgaatctaatctaatctccTGTGGCGCCTGTGTAGGTGTATCCATGCATgtattaatgtatgtatgtacatatgtatacatgtatgtatatatatatccatgtatgtactatgtatgtgtatccatgcatgcatgcatgtaggtGTATCCATGCATGTATGCTAAGgctgtggaaaataatcgatattaatcgatacatcgatgcgcatGTGCACAatgcgagtgcatcggctcattcacagggtatggatgcaattgacgggtgaaatctagattcatctcAAAGCGTTTGtaggtatcggtaaaatccgattcatgcgccgttttattaatgttaaacttcaccccatatgttgttccccaggtgcattgaatgcaccatgattattttgtgttttgtattcAATACGGACGGgggccgtgaggcacatacaactactagtacaACATCATGTTCGCACGCAAGCTATATTCTATATTTAATGTTTGGATAttttatgtttggaaacactacagaTTCGCAAAGAACAACAGAAAGCTCGACAAAAtgtccgtcatttgcaaagaatacCGCGTTAAGAAGCTGTACAACGGCAACAcaacaaacatgcagacccccttaaaaaggggacaccacaacacggacaagtctacccCCGCCTCCCCGTCTAGTACCCCGTCGGACACCGGGgaaaaaccaagcaaatcaggtcagaacaagtggcTCTTCCGCTGCTTTCAAAATTGTCCAGGAactatttgtccgtccctgtGAATGTGTCCCCTGTGAacgagtgttcagcacagcaggtgacattagaacagcagggcagttggcttcttcctgaattttgaCTAAATTTTGAAAGGGTACACAttgttttacactttctgctcctcactactgtattagcctacctCCTAGTGCAGTATAtgtcatattagcagtatgttttgcagacaggaatataaacaaacattgatagcactgttgaaagtgtcactttaactttgctgttgctgcacactgtattttttacagcagtaatcattgttttactccaccactgaaccactgctattggaattgcatagccgatgtgaggaagtgtgaggaaagttgtttttgaaaagtcgttgctgttttaagatggcaaaaagtattatcaagaagtggtgcatagtaaaaaaaagacaaacagcactttagttgaatttactgccaaatGCCTACGtataaggaataaagccaaatactttttgtaggaccatactaaATTCcattttgcttatttgcatcatatcgcaagaaattgcaccatatcgtatcggattgcattgatttgaactaaatgattatcacaTCGTATCacatcatgaagagggtgaatcacatcgtatcgccagaaaattccatgtatcgttaaagtatggAATCGTCGTCAGTGCTGAGATTCCCACCCCTACTATAGACCCTTTTTCCTCACAGTTTCAACTATCTTCATTGTTTTGCTGACCAAGAAAAGCTCAACTTCTTAACTAGCATCTAAGACAAATGTGACTTACTCTGCTCGTAAGCGGTGGATTTCCAGCTCTGCTGACTTGTTGACACCTTGAGAGGTGAGGGCACCAAGCTCCGCCTTCAGGGTCCTGATTTCCTTCAGCAAGGCGGCTGGGTCGGGCTTGCCAACGTAAGGTAGCGGCAAAGGGTAGTGTATCCTACCCATAGGACAGTACATGAACGCATCAGTCACAAtaaggaaacaaaaaaagacacacacacctgtcaAACTCTACGGTGTAGATAAGGATGAGATAGCGTTTGGCGGTGAGAGCTGATGACTGCGGATGGCCTCGAGGGCGACTGACCACGCCGGCTTTTCTGTTTCGTAGCAACTCCAGGTCAGCATAGGTCAAAAGGTCCAGTGTGACAGAATCACTTGTCTGCACAGAAGAAATGGATGATGCTTACACACCTGTGAAATGCTTCCACATCTACGATGACATGGGAAAAATCCCTCAAGTATGCATGTCCTAGGTTTTGATGTACATGTCATCTCTACATGAACGGAAATGCACCCAAAATTCCTTCATTCACATCCACACCTCCCTCTGACTTCCCTTCACTGAGAGAGGAAAAAAGATAGCTGGGGAATATTTCTAATTTTTCGCTCCAGTGTGCAGCCGAACAAATGAGTCTCCGCTCTAGCTCACGCAGCCTGGAGCATCTCCCTGTCTGTTCAAATCCTTCTATTCACTTGTGTGCACGCGAGCCACCGTACCTTTCTGACGGCTGATTCCAACAtgctacagaaaatgggaaacTGTTTAAAGTTTCCCGTTTTCCGCGTGAGGTCCTCAATATCTGGAAAACAGGAGACATGAGAAGTATTTGTGCACGGTATCGACGAGACATCTTGGATGCCACTTACAAGCCGGATCGAATTCTCCCTTCCACTGATCGGCTGTGGTTGAATCAGAGATTTCCACCAGCAGAACACCTTTGTCTACCCCCACCTTCACTGCAAACTGCACTCCTCGGAAAATGATATCTTCCATTACCGCCGAGTCCGCCTCCATTCCTTTGGGTCTGTCAGGGAACGATGGGGCTCAGAATATGAGAATGTACTGatgaaaaaacatgcataaataaatacGCAGTGTGAAAGAGAATAACCCTCATTAAATTAAAGGAACTGAATTCATGCATAAATCCTTGAGATATTATGCATAATGTACAAAAATGCCATATCCTGTAATGTTAACAACAAATATTTAGCATAAtcttgtaaacaaacaagcagCAGAGAAAACATGAATATGCACAATTAACTGTTGTGAAGATGGAGTGTCCAAATGTTTTCTACTGAGGGCTGCATATAGAAAATTTGAAGGGTGTGGGGGCCACTATGACATTCTTCATATTTGGCAGATgcaggagaccggggttcaagtccaccctccgccatctctgtgtggagtttgcatggccaccagtccagggtgtaccccgcctctcgcccaaagacctctgggataggccccagcatccctcgcgaccctcgtgaggataagcggtagaaaatgaatgaatgaagacaggATGCATATGGAACGAGTTTAAAATGTCTTTTCATTTCACAAAATCATTTAAACCATTATTTTGTCTACTTTGTATGCGTAAATATGTAAATAGGATATGTACAGTTGTTCTAGGGTGCGAGTGTTGTGTCATCACTAAGACACGACTTTTAGGTAAAGTTTACCATGTGACAATAACCTGTGGGCGGAGGCTAGCTCTGTTAGCACGAGTCGGCTGGCGGCCTGTTCATTCACGTCAGGCATGTATTTAGCGTGTTCTCCTTCCGGTTCCAGGAGACGCGGGAGCTCGCGGAGGGCCGCTCACCTTATGTGTTTTGTTGCTCTACGCAGGTATGTTAATGTTGCACCAACAACAGCACAATGGACCTAACATCTGGATTGTACAATGTGCCCCAGTGTGAGGACCATAAGAAGTACACAGCTTTTATAACACCTGTCGGCTTATACAAATATAACAGGATGCCACAGGGGCTCTGTAACAGCTTCGTTTATGCGCATGATGTTGAGCATTTTCTGGGACCTCAACTTCACCAACCTGCTGTGCTATCTTGATGACCTTCTGGTCTTTGCCCCAATAGAAGAAGAGGCTCCGGGTCGTCTTCCAAAGGCTCAGAGTAAATCTTAAACTAAGCCCCAAAAAGCCCCTTGGACGTGTAATCAATCAAGATGGTGTTGCAGTCGACCCCCCAAAGGTGGAGGTGATATCCAACATACCCAAAGAAGCCCTGATGGAAGAGGATGGGTGTACGCCCTCTGTGAGGAAGATCAAATCCTTTTTGGCAATGGTCGTCTTCTATCAAAGTTTCACCCCTGGTTGCTCAGCAATAACCAAGCCCCTGTTTACTTTAACTGGACCCCCGAATGTGATCAAGCTTTCCATAGACTCAAGGATGAGCTATTGAACTGTGCTGTGCTGGCCCACCCCGATTGTTTGTGCTCTCTGTGATTTGTCCCAACTACCTCTTGGATCGGGCTCGTCCTATTGCTTTTGCTAGCAAGTCCCATAGCAAATCGCAGCAAAGATATCCTGCTCATTGGCTGGAGTTCATGGACCTTATGTGTTTTGTTGCTCTACGCAGGTATGTCACTGTTGCACcaactgtacattttttgttATGGACAAAAAGACTGTTTGGCATGTGCCATGTGCCTGGCTCATGTGCACTCACGCCACAGACGTGGACAAGGGCGAGGAGAGGCGGGAGCTTGCGGAGGCCCACACACCTTATGTGTTTTGTTGCTCTACGCAGATgtggatgaaaataaaaacccTGGGAAAACCTTTGAAGACTCCCTCTTTACACAATGCAGAAAGAAAGATAGAAAGAAAAAcactcatgaggacaagcggcatagaaaatggatggatgatgggaatCATCTCAAAGAAACTACACAGTAGGATGTGCAGGTGGATTTGTTTTCtgtgtaatattgtaatatgctCTGTGGAATATGTCCCGGCCCGTACTTTGGACAACCTCCGGCATCAGTCcttttgtattataataatcatcatcatcatcaccaccatcatcaatGCCATTCTCCCTCCATCCAGAGGTGCTGCTTTGCCACAACATACCACACGGGGCGCTAATGAGACAGGCAAGCCTGCATggatttttctttatttcaaaAAGTTGCCTTTTATCAAAGTATCGGGGGCATACATAAAAATACTCATTTTAGGCGGAACGGTGTTAATTTGGTCGTATTTTATCTATAAAAACACGCAGCTGACACACAGCACTGACGCTTGGCATGACTTTCTCCCACAGGGCGTGAAAGGACAGGCAGTGACTGACAATGTTCATATTTTATGTAGTTACCATTTACATAAATCGAATGGACATTTTGTTTACCTTGTCTGCGTAGCCACATCGTTTATTCCTTTTTGGGATTGCGTTTCCCTTGAGATAAATCAAATTGATGCTTGACCGTCTTCACTATGACAGCTCACCATTGTTAgctttagctagctagcaccgCCGctgttataaatgtaaataatgtaagcTTCGGGTTGCATTGTAAAGTGACATTACAACAAGGAAAAAACAACACTTACCTTTGCTTACGGCGATGATTCTCGACTGAGCTTGCCGCCAACACGTAACTAATGTTGGGCAAACATCGCGGCGTATTAGTTAGTGTAAGCCATTCAATTAAACCGTTATCCGCGTCATTGTTGCTACACTTTCAATTCAAAACAAAGTGGAAGCCACCTAAGGGCGAACCTGAGGCGGATCGACTACCGGGAAACGTTCAATTCTTCTTCTTCGGTTTGATTCCGTACtccacttcttcttctgctgctgcttcgTTTTAAGGAGTAACTGCTTGGTGCTGCCCTCTATCGGCCATGAGCCGTCAGTCCTAGCTAGATGCTACCAAAATTGTGGCAATGTCAAGAAATGTTGTCTTTTGAATTGCATTTCTATGTTCATGTGATTCTGTTTGTACTGTTTTGTACAATTGCAGtttgcaattttaaaaaatattggttTGACATATTCTACCCTTTTATTATTTAGTCTACCCTCagtcaaaacattacaaaacatCTAAAACAGAATTCTTAGATGGCTAGGGCTTGTATTTATGCTTGTTGTCCATGGCGGGTATATGtcaacaacatgcaaactccacacagcgacgcctaacatttatattattctgattctgattttattgtattgtatcatATTATTCAATGACTGAGGTCAGTAGAACACAACTTTTTATGATTACGGGTTGTAGTTTTTTGATGAAGGTCAGAGCTTAGCTTTTCTTCTACATGTTGCAGTCTAGCATGTGAAGGGCCTGTTTCCATGGAGACGTTGTTCTCCACTCAGGGAAAAAAAGGGTCTGAAGTCTGTGGTCCTTGTTGTGTGGTGGTTAGGATGCAGAAAACCTTGTTAGGATTGACCTCATTGTTTCATATATGGTGTGAGAAGTCAGTATGGAAAAAttgattgaaataaaaacaaagtcaatAATTGTATGTAGCAGTAACAGCAAGCAAAGTGAagttcccaccccccccaaaaatagtaTTTGTCATCACAAACGCTACAACATCAAAACCCTGCAGATCAAAAACATTAGTCAAAGTCTAGCGTTCAAACCAGCAAACATGTCTTACATGGGGAGATGAAGACGGaaatgccaccccccccccccccccccacctgtttCCTGCGGTCACTCAGCCATCAGACAGCTTCCTGATGGAGGAACCCTGCCCTTACCTGCACCTCCAAACAAGATTAAAGGGAGGAACAGACAACAAAAACACTCCCACGCAGTctgcagcaacaacaaaaaggcaTCAGAAGCTCCATAAACATCAGTGCACCCCCAATAGAGAGGATACAGTGTATGATATCAGGCCAATCCGCTAAATCAAACTTTTACTTCAGAAGTCATAAAGTCAAAACAATAGAAGCACTATTGtaatgctcgtcaaagatcttctataggACAGGAGGActcagctgtttttaagaacctactgcaaaaacgagTGTCTTTGGGAAACCTATTGCaaaacactggtcaaagatcctcataTGACAAGAGCGCTCAGCAAACTGCTACTGAGAGCTCTGCTGTTCTTTTTTTAGAAAGCActgcaaaaacatgagtcaaagatgGGCTGTTTTTAAGAAGGTACGACACAAACATGGAccttatgtgtttgtgtcaaagATCTTGGTAGCTTTGTCTTTACCTTTTCATGAGATCGAAGCTCAGCATGTTGTGACAGTACTCCCCCCATGACTCAGAGCCTTCTCACCTTGCCATGGACTTTGTCTTTCTTTGACCATCTGGCGCTGACACCTTCAGGAACTTTACCATGCGCATCAAAAGACATCATCACTGACTTTTGTCATTACATTTTCTGATAGTCATTGCTCACTCTCGCTTCTCTTCTCTTTAGGACACCGTTTTTAGTTATGGTTCCAGTTGCTGGAAGGCCCTTGGCTAGCACTTCATCCAGGAAGTGAAGTGATGTGAAGAAGAGGCTGAACTACCTCAGCAAGAcccttatactcacgagggtcaagggggtgctggagcctatcccagctgacttctggctagaggcagggtacaccctggactggtcgccagccaatcacagggcacatatagacaaacaaccattcacactcacattcatacctatggacaatttggagtcaccaattaacctagcatgtttttggaatgttggaggaaaccgaagtatccagagaaaacccacgcatgcacggggagaacatgcaaactccacacagagatcgagaatcaaacttgggtctcctagctgtgaggcctacactCTAACCACTCATCCCCCGTGCAGTACAACTAAAACATTTCTAACAGAGTGGAAGCTGTTCATTGGTGATTAGCTTGGTGAAGAGGAAGTATATTTGTATAAAGTACGTGTCTAAGGGGGACACGGCCAAGCAGGGTGGGCTTAGAGACGGACGGGGTGGGCAGGGAACAATGATGTCATTGCACGACGAATGAAGCATCAAGTGAAGAGGCTCCCTCTTGCTCACCATCACTGAGCAGATGCACGGCAGCATCGCTCAGGGAGAGGACTCTGCTGTCAACCTGAGCAGGTTGGACGGATTTGTATTGCTCTTAAAAATCTCTTCCTGGATGTAGTACATGATAATTAGCAAATATACAAAGTGAATGCAAAACCATCAACAGAGAGAGGTATAATGTGTGATATTTGTGTTCCAGTGGTGGTCATGGCTCAAAAGAAGCCATCTGGAGGCTGCTGCTGCCCCAAAGCTCCCATCAATGAAGACAACGCTCGTTTCTTCCTGCTGGCCGGCCTCATTCTTCTCTACTTGCTGTGCGGAGCCGCCATCTTCTCCGCCCTGGAACACCCCTTTGAGCTGCGCGCCCGCCGCCTGTGGAGGCAGCAACTGGACAACTTTACCCGGAGATACGACGTCCATCCGAGGGCCCTGTACACTCTGCTGAGGCAGTATGAGGAAGCCAATGGAGCAGGGATTAGGGTGGACACACTGAGGCCCCGCTGGGACTTTTCAGGAGCATTCTA includes:
- the ccdc61 gene encoding centrosomal protein CCDC61 → MEADSAVMEDIIFRGVQFAVKVGVDKGVLLVEISDSTTADQWKGEFDPAYIEDLTRKTGNFKQFPIFCSMLESAVRKTSDSVTLDLLTYADLELLRNRKAGVVSRPRGHPQSSALTAKRYLILIYTVEFDRIHYPLPLPYVGKPDPAALLKEIRTLKAELGALTSQGVNKSAELEIHRLRAELALMKEEKESISKVLERLQLSGSTSTPATRQDWRARDTVRVLEEQLLKERAKSQRSASKRCQEQRLLMEQLEELRASECSLRLHVKTLTNELALLRRRGIPPECGEIYRSLNQVRGRSGSRERRTDRSQRSTERGRRADSSGPRAIARRASPSPTGSRAPRFDPTAYIQDKQRRLRETEVKKQMKVRRDMMASPLVPERGRSRSREACPQMWRSGSRGRSLSVERRGSRNSSESSLVDMEEMTKNLLRGRKQTFNGPSVPRGLMPKKPLSSTPTYRMKDKETSIDTGAELSEIDARLQALQEYMRDLDTGH